A single region of the Malaclemys terrapin pileata isolate rMalTer1 chromosome 2, rMalTer1.hap1, whole genome shotgun sequence genome encodes:
- the LOC128831354 gene encoding gastrula zinc finger protein XlCGF52.1-like: MNGAEEQHPEEGPETPDLQTMPPGDGEETVFQSSSQGRTYKRRRKLQTPKRIPAEKEPDSPRESEKGSRKHAVSSSKVGAKARGKVPSCSACEQSLKGKIFFQSLGRFHGQKKSHECWECGKTFLRKKDLARHQGVHTGDRFYSCLDCRRSFSQMAGLTRHQKTHLGDRPFPCMDCGKSFCLRQELMSHQRTHTGERPFLCSQCEKGFSQLAHLATHQRTHAAERPYPCGTCEKRFKQSQDLRKHQRTHTGERPYPCTECGKCFSHVSNLNAHRKVHTGARPHTCKECGKGFRKRQDLLRHGRIHTGESPFACSHCEKSFRQKKDLNRHRSIHTGERPHPCLECGKSFRLKHALVRHQATHPRLSP; the protein is encoded by the coding sequence ATGAACggagctgaggagcagcaccCGGAGGAGGGGCCTGAGACCCCGGATCTGCAAACAATGCCACCAGGAGATGGTGAAGAGACAGTTTTCCAGAGCTCAAGCCAAGGAAGAACCTACAAGAGACGGCGCAAGTTGCAAACCCCCAAGAGAATCCCAGCAGAGAAGGAGCCGGACAGTCCAAGGGAGAGCGAAAAGGGCTCCAGGAAGCACGCGGTGTCCTCTTCAAAGGTGGGAGCCAAGGCCCGTGGGAAGGTGCCCAGCTGCTCGGCCTGTGAGCAGAGCTTGAAGGGGAAAATCTTCTTCCAAAGCCTGGGCAGGTTTCATGGTCAGAAGAAGTCGCATGAATGTTGGGAATGTGGGAAAACCTTCCTGCGGAAGAAGGATCTGGCCAGACATCAGGGAGTCCATACCGGAGACAGATTCTACAGCTGCCTGGACTGCAGGAGAAGCTTCAGCCAAATGGCAGGGCTTACGAGACACCAGAAGACGCACTTGGGGGATCGACCCTTTCCCTGCATggactgcgggaaaagcttcTGCCTGAGACAAGAGCTTATGAGCcaccagagaacccacacaggagagagacccttccTGTGCTCCCAGTGCGAGAAGGGATTTAGCCAGCTGGCGCATCTCGCCACCCACCAGAGAACCCATGCGGCGGAGAGGCCCTACCCCTGCGGCACCTGTGAGAAACGCTTCAAGCAGAGCCAAGACCTCCGAAagcaccagcgcacccacacgGGAGAGCGACCCTACCCCTGCACTGAGTGCGGGAAATGCTTCAGCCACGTGTCGAACCTCAACGCCCACCGGAAGGTGCACACGGGCGCCAGACCCCACACCTGCAAGGAGTGTGGGAAAGGCTTCCGCAAGAGGCAGGATCTTCTGCGACACGGGAGGATCCACACGGGAGAAAGCCCCTTTGCCTGCAGCCACTGTGAGAAGAGCTTCCGGCAGAAGAAGGATTTGAACAGACATCGGAGCATCCACACGGGCgagaggccccacccctgtctcgaatgtgggaaaagcttccggCTCAAGCACGCTCTGGTGCGACACCAGGCAACCCACCCACGGCTCAGCCCCTAG